Proteins from one Streptomyces cynarae genomic window:
- a CDS encoding nuclear transport factor 2 family protein, translating to MVAARAPGGWGTKLAVEIVSIRRYGPATAVVLTRGDTYKGARPARVGKLASYTLVREAATEQWRIAAVQKTRHRPLMEALSFRFQPATRPARSSADSRAS from the coding sequence GTGGTGGCAGCGCGGGCACCAGGCGGGTGGGGCACCAAGCTGGCTGTGGAGATCGTCTCCATCCGCCGCTACGGGCCCGCGACCGCCGTCGTCCTCACCCGGGGCGACACCTACAAGGGCGCCCGGCCAGCCCGAGTGGGCAAGCTGGCGAGCTACACACTGGTCCGCGAGGCGGCCACGGAGCAGTGGCGCATCGCCGCCGTGCAGAAGACCCGGCACCGTCCGTTGATGGAAGCCCTCTCCTTCCGCTTCCAGCCCGCCACCCGCCCCGCGAGGTCCTCGGCCGACTCCAGGGCCTCCTGA
- a CDS encoding 8-oxoguanine DNA glycosylase OGG fold protein, whose product MLDAELMKRMLPASAVQAMGGWLSGAGARYVSGVGGHAVEYVPAHWAGIEPWPGGLSERTRPKVSVVSRAQVVAALRAAVERGEWSEALVASYVWGQGRTGYGPHRLKDILAEPTIVPALALATAVLREEGAVAAYRVMYGAVKGLGPAFFTKFLYFLNLAMDAPSASRALILDQRVARVLRAHATRVGLSMGLESADSVAAWIWSDAGWTPHRYGVYLRWMTAAAGQLASSGIGWPDSSPDLLELAMFNGIWDPMA is encoded by the coding sequence GTGCTGGACGCCGAGTTGATGAAGCGGATGCTGCCGGCGTCCGCGGTGCAAGCCATGGGTGGGTGGCTGTCTGGAGCCGGTGCTCGGTACGTGTCGGGCGTTGGCGGTCATGCCGTGGAGTATGTTCCCGCGCACTGGGCGGGCATCGAGCCGTGGCCTGGTGGGCTCTCTGAACGGACGCGGCCGAAGGTCTCGGTGGTCAGTCGTGCCCAGGTTGTCGCGGCTTTGCGAGCGGCAGTGGAACGTGGAGAGTGGTCTGAGGCTCTGGTGGCTTCGTATGTGTGGGGTCAGGGCAGAACGGGATATGGTCCCCACCGCCTCAAGGACATCTTGGCGGAGCCGACGATCGTCCCTGCGCTGGCACTGGCAACTGCGGTGCTTCGCGAGGAGGGCGCGGTTGCGGCGTACCGTGTCATGTACGGGGCGGTGAAAGGACTGGGCCCGGCGTTCTTCACCAAGTTCCTCTATTTCCTTAACTTGGCAATGGATGCTCCGAGTGCCTCTCGTGCGCTGATTCTGGATCAGAGGGTCGCGCGGGTCCTGCGAGCTCATGCCACGAGGGTCGGGTTGAGCATGGGACTGGAGTCGGCGGATTCTGTAGCGGCCTGGATCTGGTCGGACGCTGGCTGGACACCACACCGCTATGGCGTCTATTTGCGGTGGATGACGGCCGCAGCTGGACAGCTGGCCTCGTCTGGGATCGGGTGGCCTGACTCGAGCCCGGACCTGCTGGAACTAGCAATGTTCAATGGAATTTGGGACCCAATGGCCTGA
- a CDS encoding HAD family hydrolase — MARLVLFDLDNTLVDRHAAVPACLTAFCTAAGFGSDIKAWLTAELAERAVPDDFARLRAAFRLSEPADKLWRAYVDAMAGAVSCRPEILTALGSLREGGWTIGVVTNGASDIQLAKLRATGVHDLVDGVAVSGDLEIRKPDPRLFELASSRCGVSLADGGWMIGDNPAGDIGGGHQAGLHTIWLRGRPWPDGLAAAHHTVDDVTQAIAILLNKTLE; from the coding sequence GTGGCCCGACTCGTTCTCTTCGACCTGGACAACACCCTTGTCGACCGGCACGCCGCCGTCCCGGCGTGCCTGACCGCGTTCTGTACGGCAGCCGGCTTTGGCTCGGACATCAAGGCGTGGCTCACCGCCGAACTCGCCGAGCGCGCGGTCCCGGACGACTTCGCCCGACTCCGCGCTGCTTTCAGGCTCAGCGAGCCAGCGGACAAGCTGTGGCGTGCCTACGTCGACGCCATGGCGGGCGCCGTGTCCTGCCGTCCCGAGATCCTTACGGCACTGGGCAGCCTGCGTGAAGGTGGCTGGACGATCGGCGTGGTGACGAACGGCGCCTCGGACATCCAACTTGCGAAGCTCCGTGCCACGGGTGTCCACGATCTGGTCGACGGCGTCGCGGTCTCCGGCGACCTGGAGATTCGAAAGCCGGACCCGCGCCTCTTCGAACTCGCTTCCTCTCGCTGCGGCGTGAGCCTCGCCGACGGCGGATGGATGATCGGCGACAATCCCGCCGGGGATATAGGCGGCGGACACCAGGCCGGCCTGCACACCATCTGGCTGCGCGGCCGACCCTGGCCTGACGGCCTCGCCGCGGCACACCACACCGTCGATGACGTCACCCAGGCCATCGCCATCCTGCTCAACAAGACTCTGGAGTAG
- a CDS encoding NAD(P)-dependent oxidoreductase: protein MNQPTVGILHPGSMGAAIAACAATNAATVLWCADGRSPASTARAEKAGLTSVATLPELLDRSDIVISLCPPAAAEDLARDVAQAGVARVYVEANAINPERAARIAGLLAPEATVVDASVVGSPPVRGKTPTLYLSGPPAETAQLEELFAGTAVRTKVLGGEIGQASALKLAYAAYQKASRVLVALATGLAREHGVDQELIGIASRRTTSYLSEPEYIAKTAARAWRWGPELQEAADMLAAAGLPPEMLRAAATTLARWDDVKDASELTLTDALDRLAQS from the coding sequence GTGAACCAGCCCACCGTCGGCATCCTCCACCCTGGCAGCATGGGCGCCGCCATCGCCGCCTGCGCTGCGACGAACGCCGCCACGGTGCTGTGGTGCGCGGACGGACGCAGCCCGGCCTCCACCGCGCGAGCTGAGAAGGCTGGCCTGACATCGGTGGCCACGCTGCCGGAACTTCTGGACCGCAGCGACATCGTCATCAGCCTCTGCCCGCCGGCCGCCGCCGAAGACCTCGCGCGCGACGTTGCCCAGGCCGGGGTCGCGCGCGTGTACGTGGAGGCCAACGCGATCAACCCCGAGCGAGCAGCGCGCATCGCCGGGCTACTCGCGCCAGAGGCCACCGTCGTCGACGCCAGCGTCGTCGGCTCCCCGCCCGTACGCGGTAAGACACCGACTCTGTACCTGTCCGGCCCGCCCGCGGAGACCGCCCAGCTCGAAGAACTCTTCGCAGGCACTGCCGTCCGGACCAAGGTCTTGGGCGGCGAGATTGGGCAGGCGTCTGCGCTCAAGCTCGCGTACGCGGCGTACCAGAAGGCCAGCCGTGTCCTGGTGGCGCTCGCGACCGGGTTGGCCCGCGAGCACGGCGTCGACCAGGAGCTCATCGGCATCGCCTCGCGGCGCACTACCTCATACCTATCTGAGCCCGAGTACATTGCGAAAACCGCCGCCCGCGCGTGGCGTTGGGGACCGGAGCTGCAGGAAGCCGCCGACATGCTCGCAGCCGCGGGCCTTCCACCGGAGATGCTGCGCGCGGCCGCGACTACGCTGGCACGGTGGGACGATGTCAAGGACGCCAGCGAGCTCACGCTCACCGACGCCCTGGATCGCCTCGCCCAGTCGTGA
- a CDS encoding chloramphenicol phosphotransferase CPT family protein — MSGKHGVVLYGPPAAGKDTVTRALTELNPQYAQFARLKVGSGKSSGYRMATAEQLHALETRGDVVYANARYGNTYVIDRPGLDAAFEAGVPVVHLGQVDGIQALVGGYPADWAVVLLWCSRKETARRSEGRGDADTAARLAAWDATREDLDMHADMAWHLTVDTTAASPQESARLIDHLLVQRAEAATA; from the coding sequence GTGAGCGGCAAGCACGGAGTGGTGTTGTACGGCCCGCCGGCAGCGGGCAAGGACACCGTCACCCGAGCGCTGACCGAACTGAACCCGCAATACGCCCAGTTCGCGCGTCTCAAGGTCGGCTCGGGGAAGAGCTCCGGCTACCGGATGGCCACTGCCGAGCAGCTGCACGCCCTGGAGACCAGGGGCGACGTCGTCTACGCCAATGCCCGGTACGGCAACACGTACGTCATCGACCGGCCGGGCCTGGACGCCGCGTTCGAGGCCGGGGTGCCGGTGGTGCACCTCGGGCAGGTCGATGGCATTCAGGCTCTGGTCGGCGGCTACCCGGCCGACTGGGCAGTGGTGCTGTTGTGGTGCTCGCGGAAGGAAACCGCGCGGAGGTCCGAGGGCCGGGGCGACGCGGACACCGCGGCTCGCCTGGCTGCATGGGATGCGACCCGCGAGGACCTGGACATGCACGCCGACATGGCATGGCACCTCACGGTGGACACGACGGCAGCGTCCCCGCAGGAGTCGGCCCGGCTCATCGACCACCTGCTGGTGCAACGGGCGGAGGCGGCTACGGCATGA
- a CDS encoding AAA family ATPase, protein MTTTEGNRVGKHRAGWRPDRLREQREAHGLTLEKAGERLREVAEQAKLKGIPAANPQTLWQHEQGEVYPGPHYRRAYCLLYRATEPDLGFRAALPGEETSFKLTPMDDRLNGAHVLAVERAVHRIAPGSDDADHFGLQQRIIDAWKRRHTGGDPHRPVLILVGGYAGSGKTELARFFVQLTGWPLLDKDPLTRPLVEKLLVALGGDSNDRHTDLYRTQVRPVEYDCLMQSAMANIKCGISTVLTAPFIAEMTDKAWMQRLTNRAASMGVAVYPVWVRCDEESMREYIGFRGAARDAWKLQRWDEYMATIDLDLRPAVPHLVVDNRLGAAVSLADQARQAMGAMYS, encoded by the coding sequence ATGACGACGACGGAGGGGAACAGGGTGGGGAAGCACCGGGCAGGGTGGCGGCCGGACCGGTTGCGTGAGCAGCGTGAGGCTCACGGGCTGACTTTGGAGAAGGCCGGCGAGCGCCTCCGTGAGGTTGCCGAGCAGGCCAAGCTCAAGGGCATCCCGGCCGCGAATCCCCAGACCCTGTGGCAGCACGAGCAGGGGGAGGTCTACCCGGGCCCGCATTACCGTCGCGCCTACTGTCTCCTCTACAGAGCAACGGAGCCGGACCTTGGGTTCCGCGCTGCTCTGCCGGGGGAGGAGACCTCCTTCAAGCTCACGCCGATGGACGACCGTCTCAACGGCGCGCACGTCCTGGCGGTTGAGCGTGCGGTCCACCGCATCGCGCCGGGCAGTGACGACGCTGATCACTTCGGGCTGCAGCAACGGATCATTGACGCGTGGAAGCGCCGGCACACCGGTGGTGACCCACACCGACCGGTCCTGATCCTGGTCGGCGGGTACGCGGGCAGCGGGAAGACAGAGCTGGCGAGGTTCTTTGTTCAGCTCACCGGCTGGCCGCTACTCGACAAGGATCCGCTGACCCGCCCGCTGGTGGAGAAGCTGCTGGTCGCGCTGGGTGGTGACTCGAACGACCGACACACCGACCTGTATCGCACGCAGGTCCGGCCTGTGGAGTACGACTGCCTGATGCAGTCCGCGATGGCCAACATCAAGTGCGGGATCAGCACGGTGCTCACGGCGCCGTTCATCGCGGAGATGACGGACAAGGCGTGGATGCAGCGCCTGACCAACCGCGCGGCGTCCATGGGCGTCGCCGTCTATCCGGTCTGGGTCCGCTGTGACGAAGAGTCGATGCGCGAGTACATCGGCTTCCGGGGTGCGGCACGGGATGCCTGGAAGCTGCAGCGGTGGGATGAGTACATGGCGACGATCGACCTGGACCTGCGGCCTGCGGTGCCGCACCTGGTCGTCGACAACCGTCTCGGAGCTGCGGTCTCACTCGCGGACCAGGCCCGGCAGGCGATGGGGGCGATGTACTCGTGA
- a CDS encoding AAA family ATPase — MTTYNAVVLDDTLVSCLEARLGQLLRAGRTDTLTLEGRFKITRISAALSGRPGPAPRAILMSGLQGAGKTTLARALEGAGFRRLCPDEEMFRRYGHYGRDFPRGQFRIREAPVLKDVALELQELLAAGHDAVVDHGFWTREERAQWAATAIEAGGEPVLIYLPVPHEVRWERIRKRNAKSLVDPNSIEFSEEDLLRHAGRFCPPTDDEPHIVYDGHPENVLAELRRARPSTDGSRH; from the coding sequence GTGACGACGTACAACGCCGTCGTCCTGGACGACACGCTTGTCTCCTGCCTCGAAGCCCGCCTCGGTCAACTCCTGCGAGCCGGGCGGACCGACACCCTCACGCTGGAAGGACGATTCAAGATCACGCGCATCTCTGCCGCTTTGTCCGGCCGACCGGGCCCCGCGCCTCGCGCAATTCTCATGTCCGGTCTGCAGGGTGCTGGCAAAACGACCCTCGCCCGCGCCCTGGAGGGGGCCGGGTTCCGGCGCCTCTGCCCTGACGAGGAAATGTTCCGCCGCTACGGCCACTACGGCAGGGACTTTCCCCGCGGTCAGTTCAGGATCAGGGAGGCGCCCGTGCTCAAGGACGTCGCTCTTGAGCTCCAGGAACTCCTGGCGGCTGGACATGACGCTGTGGTCGACCACGGCTTCTGGACTCGGGAAGAGCGGGCGCAGTGGGCAGCGACCGCGATAGAGGCCGGCGGCGAGCCCGTGCTCATCTACTTGCCTGTGCCGCATGAGGTGCGCTGGGAGCGGATCCGGAAGCGCAACGCCAAGTCGTTGGTCGACCCGAACAGTATCGAGTTCAGCGAGGAGGATCTGCTTCGGCATGCGGGCCGTTTCTGCCCGCCGACCGACGATGAGCCACACATTGTGTACGACGGTCACCCGGAGAACGTGCTGGCGGAGCTCCGCCGTGCACGCCCCTCCACAGATGGCAGTCGACATTGA
- a CDS encoding GntR family transcriptional regulator: MSGPPRADNRPPYARIAGHYRDLISSGELSPGDLLPSIKTLATQWEVSTATADRAMRLLREEKLVRGIPGVGTEVMARPISLSSGAERHDRSSKTQSSWGVGEKSSGHTAGIVAAPEDVAHVLGISPGDDVIRRSRVYRDGHGIVCHSTSWIPAEFAQVVPELARSERLKGGLSLDLIARATGRQVVKRVDEESARLATSQDLELLELEGGTIAAILVLTARFLDADGELLEYGVDLGAPGRTRRTTSDVQR; this comes from the coding sequence ATGTCCGGGCCACCCCGAGCCGATAACCGGCCGCCGTACGCGCGCATCGCGGGCCACTACCGCGACCTGATCAGCTCCGGGGAGCTCTCGCCGGGCGACCTGCTGCCCAGCATCAAGACACTGGCCACCCAGTGGGAGGTCAGTACCGCCACTGCGGACCGGGCGATGAGACTGCTGCGCGAAGAGAAGCTCGTGCGAGGCATCCCGGGTGTCGGCACCGAGGTGATGGCGCGCCCCATCTCGTTGTCCTCTGGGGCGGAGCGCCACGACCGCAGCAGCAAGACGCAGTCGTCGTGGGGGGTCGGAGAGAAGTCGTCCGGCCACACCGCCGGCATTGTCGCGGCTCCCGAAGACGTCGCTCACGTGTTGGGTATTTCGCCTGGTGACGACGTGATTCGCCGTAGCCGTGTTTACCGAGACGGTCATGGCATCGTCTGCCACTCGACGTCATGGATCCCGGCGGAATTCGCCCAGGTCGTGCCTGAGCTGGCCCGAAGCGAGCGGCTAAAGGGCGGCCTTTCGTTGGACCTGATCGCTCGCGCCACGGGTCGCCAGGTCGTGAAGCGCGTGGATGAGGAGTCGGCTCGCCTCGCCACGTCGCAGGACCTCGAACTCCTGGAGCTGGAGGGCGGCACCATCGCGGCGATCCTTGTGCTGACCGCGCGCTTCCTGGACGCCGACGGCGAGTTGCTGGAGTACGGCGTGGACCTGGGCGCCCCGGGCCGCACCCGCCGCACGACGTCGGATGTGCAGCGGTGA
- a CDS encoding WhiB family transcriptional regulator: protein MDWRHQASCREEDPDLFFPIGDTGPVLLQVQEAKAVCRRCPVIGQCLQWALESGQEFGVWGGLSEAERRAMKHRAARNRVRNGG, encoded by the coding sequence ATGGACTGGCGCCACCAGGCCTCGTGCCGCGAAGAGGACCCCGACCTGTTCTTCCCGATCGGCGACACGGGACCGGTCCTGCTGCAGGTCCAGGAGGCCAAGGCCGTGTGCCGCCGCTGCCCGGTCATCGGGCAGTGCCTGCAGTGGGCCCTGGAGTCCGGCCAGGAGTTCGGCGTCTGGGGCGGCCTGAGTGAGGCGGAGCGGCGGGCGATGAAGCACCGTGCCGCCCGCAATCGCGTTCGGAACGGGGGGTGA
- a CDS encoding DUF5999 family protein, which produces MCTHTPRCPTADSADCEAAAVVASHPEQGWSLLCNGVLVFEDTGELLPDGRIVAPHRPAPSAGENDLLVQLQERYEATQRGLATA; this is translated from the coding sequence CTGTGCACGCACACGCCGAGGTGCCCGACCGCCGACAGTGCCGACTGCGAGGCCGCCGCTGTCGTGGCAAGCCACCCGGAGCAGGGCTGGAGTCTTCTGTGCAACGGCGTGCTGGTCTTTGAGGACACCGGCGAGCTGCTGCCTGACGGGCGGATCGTCGCCCCGCACCGGCCCGCCCCCTCTGCTGGCGAGAACGACCTGCTCGTTCAGCTGCAGGAGCGCTACGAGGCCACGCAACGCGGTCTTGCCACCGCCTGA
- a CDS encoding DUF2637 domain-containing protein has protein sequence MTITEVPQNAAPDTLVSRPPNPVSDAPEKASGAAGGVSGTQKRKTIKPKRDRLMTALSFTAAIGGTLVGIIGFAMSYSTLAKVALSWGFSERLAPWFPVGVDASIIAFLALDLYLIRKDTPWPLLRLAAHAMTGATIWFNASSQGHIAADPVKAASHGVMPLLFVIGVEAARRLFIKRAQLEAGTHTDRIPLHRWILSPLATGRIYRRMRLWGVNSYPEMIRRDQELIAYKQWLKRKHNGDLSQATEDERLPMTMAPYGYTVSEALALPEQQEREAEKRAEEAERRRLDAETRREIAQKKAEADRLEADGDLEAVRARVEGQKAEARARAKAQASAAERAAELEEQALETALMAEARARQAEAERKESEEREAKAAADVRAAELERQAAQKRKEAAEAERVAAAEDWAIETAEIAEARKRAAEADRVTAETEEAAAEARRRAAEADRLAAEEAERKAVADANTQEARRRESEIEFAAAERRLAAAEIERRAVEMEDVAKLSPRERAVRKVARMVLVTAAGIAHQLPLADIQRELVVSPGTASEYRQEAAELLAGGYRPEQ, from the coding sequence ATGACGATCACCGAAGTGCCGCAGAACGCGGCACCCGACACCCTTGTTTCGCGCCCACCGAACCCCGTTTCGGACGCACCCGAGAAGGCTTCGGGAGCGGCCGGAGGCGTTTCGGGGACGCAGAAGCGGAAGACGATCAAGCCCAAGCGCGACCGCCTGATGACCGCCCTGTCGTTCACCGCCGCGATCGGCGGGACGCTGGTCGGCATCATCGGATTCGCCATGTCCTACAGCACCCTGGCAAAGGTGGCCCTGAGCTGGGGATTCAGCGAGCGGCTGGCGCCCTGGTTCCCGGTCGGCGTGGACGCGAGCATCATCGCGTTCCTCGCGCTGGACCTGTACCTGATCCGCAAGGACACCCCGTGGCCGCTGCTCCGGCTTGCCGCGCATGCGATGACCGGCGCCACGATTTGGTTCAACGCCTCCTCGCAGGGCCACATCGCCGCCGACCCGGTCAAGGCTGCCAGCCACGGCGTCATGCCGCTGCTCTTCGTGATCGGCGTGGAGGCCGCGCGGCGGCTGTTCATCAAAAGGGCGCAGTTGGAAGCCGGTACACATACGGACCGGATCCCGCTGCACCGCTGGATTCTCTCCCCCCTTGCCACGGGGCGGATCTACCGCCGGATGCGGCTGTGGGGGGTCAACTCCTACCCGGAGATGATCCGCCGCGACCAGGAGCTCATCGCCTACAAGCAGTGGCTCAAGCGCAAGCACAACGGCGACCTCTCCCAGGCCACGGAAGACGAGCGGCTGCCGATGACGATGGCCCCCTACGGATACACCGTCTCGGAGGCTCTGGCGCTGCCTGAGCAGCAGGAACGCGAGGCGGAGAAGCGGGCGGAGGAGGCCGAGCGCCGACGCCTGGACGCGGAGACGCGCCGAGAGATCGCGCAGAAGAAGGCCGAAGCCGACCGGCTGGAGGCCGACGGCGACCTGGAGGCCGTCCGTGCCCGTGTGGAAGGCCAGAAGGCAGAAGCCCGCGCCCGCGCCAAGGCCCAGGCCAGCGCTGCTGAACGGGCTGCTGAGCTTGAGGAACAGGCGCTGGAGACGGCACTCATGGCCGAAGCCCGCGCCCGCCAGGCCGAAGCGGAGCGCAAGGAGTCCGAAGAGCGCGAGGCGAAGGCCGCCGCGGACGTCCGGGCAGCCGAGCTGGAGCGCCAAGCGGCGCAGAAGCGGAAGGAAGCGGCGGAGGCCGAGCGGGTCGCCGCGGCGGAGGACTGGGCGATCGAGACGGCGGAGATCGCGGAGGCCCGGAAGCGCGCTGCCGAAGCCGATCGGGTCACCGCCGAAACGGAGGAGGCTGCTGCCGAAGCCCGCCGCCGTGCTGCCGAAGCTGACCGGCTCGCGGCGGAGGAAGCCGAGCGGAAGGCGGTCGCCGACGCCAACACGCAGGAGGCCCGCAGGCGGGAGTCCGAAATCGAGTTCGCCGCTGCTGAAAGGCGGCTGGCCGCTGCCGAAATCGAGCGGCGCGCGGTCGAAATGGAGGACGTAGCGAAGCTGAGCCCGCGCGAGCGGGCGGTCCGCAAGGTCGCCCGTATGGTTCTCGTGACCGCCGCCGGCATCGCCCATCAGCTGCCGCTCGCCGACATCCAGCGCGAGCTGGTGGTCTCTCCGGGCACCGCCTCCGAGTACCGGCAGGAGGCCGCCGAGCTGCTCGCAGGCGGCTACCGCCCCGAGCAGTGA